From Capsicum annuum cultivar UCD-10X-F1 unplaced genomic scaffold, UCD10Xv1.1 ctg27239, whole genome shotgun sequence, a single genomic window includes:
- the LOC107854955 gene encoding uncharacterized protein LOC107854955, producing the protein MGLILPTESLVLKNCYCLYEISDDVAEIPTLQFIELYHCSSSADDSAYRIQEEQLSIGNDDLVLNLKACVCLIFSALPQQSTKLIQRKVGLSPRNDSSTWFLLGSYYVYTLEDLVHKSSGTTFVQGLLEKYTL; encoded by the exons ATGGGACTGATCTTACCCACTGAGAGTCTTGTTCTGAAGAACTGTTATTGCCTGTATGAGATTTCTGATGATGTAGCGGAAATACCCACCTTGCAGTTCATTGAATTGTATCACTGTAGCTCTTCTGCTGATGACTCCGCATATAGGATTCAAGAAGAACAACTTAGCATAGGAAATGACGATCTTGTG CTGAACCTTAAGGCCTGCGtctgtttgatattttctgcGCTCCCTCAACAATCAACGAAGCTAATACAGAG GAAAGTCGGGCTTTCCCCCAGGAATGATTCATCAACTTGGTTTCTTTTGGGAAGTTACTATGTATATACATTGGAAGACTTGGTACATAAGAGTAGCGGAACCACCTTTGTCCAAGGTTTACTGGAAAAATATACGCTGTAG